A DNA window from Candidatus Neomarinimicrobiota bacterium contains the following coding sequences:
- a CDS encoding DUF4835 family protein, with amino-acid sequence MAQSVICEVTVEATRLPPKEQNDLRNLARSMEAYINEFEYTDESYDVTFQMKIQVFVETVSEAGSEKLYHAKAAISNNYDQRYFDKRWVFVYRPNDPLYHSGMFHTITGFLDFYVNLQLGGEFDLIEPLQGSRYYNAAREIAGRAKTSSYSQGWNNRAVRVDEISSNWRLREAKGKYSDFLYFLSEEDKSDEALMNFRDFLGLFRDIFDLNSLDKYSIEFLNAHATELSDALFYYRDPDLYEDLITVNPTNRETYQSYLDRLEY; translated from the coding sequence TTGGCTCAATCTGTTATCTGCGAGGTGACAGTTGAGGCTACGAGACTCCCTCCGAAAGAACAGAACGATCTCAGAAATCTTGCGCGGAGTATGGAAGCGTACATCAACGAGTTCGAATACACCGACGAAAGCTATGACGTAACATTCCAAATGAAGATTCAGGTGTTCGTGGAAACGGTTTCGGAGGCGGGTTCAGAAAAACTATATCACGCCAAGGCGGCTATATCGAACAATTACGATCAGCGCTATTTCGATAAACGCTGGGTCTTCGTTTACCGGCCGAACGATCCGCTTTATCACAGCGGTATGTTTCACACTATAACCGGCTTTCTCGATTTCTATGTCAACCTTCAATTAGGCGGGGAATTCGACCTGATAGAACCTCTCCAGGGGAGCCGTTATTATAATGCGGCTCGTGAAATCGCCGGAAGAGCAAAGACCAGTTCTTATTCTCAGGGGTGGAACAATAGAGCAGTCAGGGTAGATGAAATATCCTCAAACTGGCGGTTGAGAGAGGCAAAAGGTAAATACAGTGACTTCCTATATTTCCTATCTGAAGAAGATAAATCGGACGAGGCTCTTATGAATTTCAGGGACTTTTTAGGATTATTCCGCGATATTTTCGATTTGAATTCGCTCGACAAATACTCAATCGAATTCCTGAACGCCCATGCCACCGAGCTCAGTGACGCCCTCTTTTATTATCGTGATCCGGACCTGTACGAAGATTTGATAACGGTTAATCCCACAAACCGGGAAACATATCAAAGTTACTTAGATAGATTAGAATATTGA
- a CDS encoding glycosyltransferase family 2 protein, with protein MLRECLRSLSGTTYSNFETIIVDNASTDGSVKMVESEFSSAKLIKLNSNKGYAGGCNAGILASEKADYIVLFNNDVKVSPDWLSHLVKSMEEDKGVAACQPKILSIVDESMFDYSGAAGGLMDKYAYPFARGRIIATIERDEGQYDQPVELFWASGTACILRKSSLDEVGILDELFFAHMEEIDLNWRLHLKGYKIKFVPESVIYHQSGGTLSAEKFKKKYLNHRNSMIMMIKNYSMRNLIKLLPARIFIELLALGYSLMSADFNRFIGIIAALLWLMTHPVYLFRERKVVQELREVSDEEIIKDLYSSSIALSYYLLGKKKVSDL; from the coding sequence ATGCTAAGGGAATGTCTCCGGTCACTGAGCGGTACCACCTACTCCAATTTTGAAACTATCATCGTGGACAACGCTTCTACGGACGGAAGCGTTAAAATGGTAGAGAGCGAATTCTCTTCGGCGAAACTGATAAAACTCAACTCCAACAAGGGGTATGCCGGCGGCTGCAATGCCGGAATCTTAGCATCCGAAAAAGCCGATTATATAGTTCTTTTCAATAACGACGTGAAAGTGAGTCCCGATTGGCTTTCGCATTTAGTGAAGAGCATGGAGGAAGATAAAGGAGTCGCTGCATGTCAACCGAAAATATTGTCTATCGTAGATGAAAGTATGTTCGATTATTCAGGAGCTGCCGGAGGACTCATGGACAAATACGCCTATCCGTTCGCGCGCGGGAGAATAATAGCGACGATCGAGAGGGACGAGGGGCAGTACGACCAACCTGTAGAACTGTTCTGGGCATCCGGAACCGCCTGCATATTGAGGAAGTCCAGTTTGGATGAAGTCGGTATTTTAGACGAACTGTTTTTCGCCCATATGGAAGAAATAGACCTGAACTGGAGACTGCATCTAAAGGGTTATAAGATAAAATTCGTGCCGGAGAGCGTGATATATCACCAATCGGGCGGGACGCTTTCCGCGGAGAAGTTTAAAAAGAAATACCTGAATCACAGAAACAGTATGATCATGATGATAAAAAACTATTCGATGAGAAACCTGATAAAATTGCTGCCTGCTCGAATATTCATAGAACTGCTTGCTCTGGGATACTCTCTGATGAGCGCGGACTTTAACAGATTTATCGGTATCATAGCTGCCTTACTCTGGCTGATGACGCATCCGGTTTATCTTTTCAGGGAAAGAAAAGTTGTGCAAGAGCTCAGGGAGGTCAGCGACGAAGAGATAATAAAAGACCTTTACAGCAGTAGTATCGCCTTGTCTTATTACCTCCTCGGTAAAAAGAAAGTATCGGACTTATAG
- a CDS encoding CHRD domain-containing protein, translating to MGRIFTIMIFAVLLFASSLVASSNRTHFTAEILGEFVIPQVVSPATGTASLSLSEDETELEYHITIEGLTPTEAHFHNAGFDAEGTAVKTLDFSGGLTISGT from the coding sequence ATGGGCAGAATTTTTACTATCATGATTTTTGCCGTGCTTTTATTCGCTTCGAGCTTAGTTGCTTCGTCCAACAGGACTCACTTTACCGCCGAAATATTGGGTGAGTTCGTTATTCCTCAAGTCGTTTCGCCAGCCACGGGAACAGCCTCACTCAGCTTGAGCGAAGATGAGACCGAACTCGAGTACCACATCACTATTGAAGGGCTCACACCAACGGAAGCGCACTTCCACAACGCCGGATTTGACGCTGAGGGAACTGCAGTTAAAACTCTCGACTTCAGCGGTGGACTTACGATTTCCGGCACCTAG
- a CDS encoding HD domain-containing protein: protein MKSSNITNNEINLPELELLHAIGGLADEKGIEVYLVGGAIRDAMLSKTNFDLDIVVVSDGIKFAKQMKKTLNADSIVAWEKFGTAELTKGNLKIEVATARSEEYVKSSRKPTVEPADIHTDLRRRDFTINSMAVRLNEAEFGNLIDPFGGREDLEKKVLKTPLDPVETFDEDPLRMLRAIRFSSQLGFEVDSGVIRAIRKEKERLSIVSQERITSELLKILASPKPSVGIAGLLGSELLEIVLPEMIPTIGVEQVGRYHHKDVFWHTLEVLDNLAEMSEDLDLRFSALVHDIAKPDTKEFKEDKGWTFHGHEVLGSRMVEDLGRRLKLSNKTIKFAKKMTYLHLRPIALVSEEVTDSAVRRLIVEAGDDVESLMLLCRADITTKNPDKADQYMRNFEIVDEKIKEVLEKDEMKAFQSPVRGEEIMKICQISEGIVVGKIKNVIEQAILDGVIPNDHDASYDYLIENKDKWLSEFQG, encoded by the coding sequence ATGAAGAGCTCGAACATTACTAATAATGAAATAAATCTGCCGGAATTGGAATTACTGCACGCTATCGGCGGTTTAGCGGATGAAAAGGGGATAGAAGTATATCTCGTCGGCGGCGCCATCAGGGATGCCATGTTGAGTAAAACAAATTTCGACCTGGATATTGTCGTCGTTTCGGATGGGATCAAGTTCGCCAAGCAGATGAAAAAAACTTTAAATGCGGATTCTATCGTTGCATGGGAAAAATTCGGCACAGCTGAATTGACAAAGGGGAATTTAAAAATCGAGGTGGCTACGGCGCGCTCGGAAGAGTACGTTAAATCCTCACGTAAGCCTACGGTCGAACCGGCGGATATTCACACAGATCTAAGGCGGAGAGATTTTACAATAAATTCAATGGCTGTGCGCTTGAATGAGGCTGAATTCGGTAACCTGATAGACCCCTTCGGCGGAAGGGAAGACCTCGAAAAGAAAGTTCTAAAAACTCCCCTCGATCCTGTGGAAACGTTTGATGAAGACCCGTTGAGAATGCTGAGAGCGATTCGGTTTTCTTCTCAATTGGGGTTCGAAGTTGACAGCGGGGTTATTCGGGCGATCCGGAAGGAGAAAGAAAGGCTTTCGATAGTATCGCAGGAGAGAATAACTTCCGAGCTGCTGAAGATTCTCGCCTCGCCAAAGCCTTCTGTCGGCATTGCGGGTCTTTTAGGGAGCGAATTGCTCGAAATCGTCCTCCCCGAGATGATTCCGACCATAGGAGTCGAGCAAGTAGGGAGATATCACCACAAAGACGTATTCTGGCATACGCTTGAAGTTCTCGACAACCTTGCGGAGATGTCCGAAGACTTAGACCTCCGATTTTCCGCACTCGTTCACGATATCGCAAAACCCGATACGAAAGAGTTCAAGGAAGATAAAGGTTGGACTTTTCATGGACATGAGGTCTTGGGGTCGCGGATGGTGGAGGATTTGGGTAGACGATTAAAGCTTTCCAACAAAACCATCAAATTTGCAAAGAAGATGACGTATCTCCATCTCAGACCTATCGCTCTCGTAAGCGAAGAGGTTACCGACAGCGCGGTCAGAAGATTAATTGTGGAGGCGGGGGATGACGTGGAGAGTTTGATGCTCCTATGCCGTGCGGACATCACAACGAAAAATCCGGACAAGGCAGATCAGTACATGAGAAACTTTGAGATCGTTGATGAGAAAATCAAAGAAGTACTTGAAAAAGACGAGATGAAGGCGTTTCAATCTCCCGTTCGGGGTGAAGAGATAATGAAAATTTGTCAAATAAGTGAGGGTATAGTAGTAGGAAAGATAAAGAATGTCATTGAACAGG
- a CDS encoding CHRD domain-containing protein, translating into MNELLAGRLYINIHTASNPEGEIRGNVMPVILFSSSLSGENVPTPVTTSAHGTGFFFYAGENERIFGYSINVEGLTPTGAHFHQGAVGVTGSILIPVELVDNHAGVGFTSEPLVVENSFVNDLLMGNVYLNIHTDANSGGEIRDQVVMVPQSSRYAILDGAQEVTPVTTTGTGTAIIAVDSDQTRVVYEITISGFDPDLVTLAHFHNASYGSDGEIVKDITFVGGYAEGEWTASDASQPLTPELMAELLAGRIYINVHTNDNPGGEIRGNVFGVQGFTAQLSGEQVVQPVTTDASGTAALFLFPDDLSAGYVLEYQMTVQGLTVTAAHFHNAATGENGSIVKTIIFDGNFGGGEWAWDDTVEPLTSDLVTELLNGNIYVNIHTSAYSGGELRGQVLQGIGSVVIGIEDEQRMMPNSFSLKQNYPNPFNPRTMIEYTLPKSGKVLLTVYNLLGEEVTRLIDKRIAAGVHQVTWDASSVASGIYFYRLKAGDFIRTRKMVVLK; encoded by the coding sequence GTGAATGAGCTGCTCGCCGGCAGATTGTATATTAATATCCACACCGCAAGCAACCCGGAGGGTGAGATAAGAGGTAATGTTATGCCGGTAATCCTTTTTAGCTCTTCGCTGTCAGGGGAGAACGTACCAACCCCCGTAACAACATCGGCTCACGGTACGGGATTCTTTTTTTATGCGGGCGAAAATGAAAGAATATTCGGATATTCCATAAACGTTGAAGGGCTCACACCAACGGGAGCGCACTTCCATCAAGGTGCTGTGGGCGTTACCGGATCTATTCTTATCCCTGTCGAGCTGGTCGATAACCATGCCGGCGTGGGATTCACCAGCGAACCGTTGGTTGTGGAAAATAGTTTCGTAAACGATCTTCTCATGGGCAATGTATACCTCAACATTCACACTGATGCAAATTCGGGTGGCGAAATACGCGATCAGGTCGTTATGGTGCCTCAATCGTCTCGTTATGCAATTCTCGACGGCGCTCAGGAAGTCACGCCAGTGACAACTACGGGTACAGGCACTGCTATCATCGCGGTTGATTCTGACCAGACCCGTGTCGTATATGAGATTACTATCTCAGGTTTTGACCCGGATTTGGTGACATTAGCACATTTCCATAATGCCTCATACGGCTCCGATGGAGAGATTGTCAAAGACATCACTTTTGTAGGAGGTTACGCCGAGGGAGAATGGACGGCATCTGACGCATCTCAGCCACTTACTCCTGAGCTTATGGCTGAGCTACTTGCCGGAAGGATTTACATAAACGTCCACACAAATGATAATCCCGGAGGAGAGATTCGTGGAAACGTATTTGGTGTCCAGGGATTTACGGCACAGTTAAGTGGAGAGCAGGTAGTTCAGCCCGTAACTACCGATGCTTCCGGAACAGCCGCATTGTTTCTGTTTCCGGACGATTTATCAGCCGGCTATGTGCTTGAATACCAGATGACGGTTCAGGGTTTGACCGTCACCGCAGCACACTTTCACAATGCGGCAACAGGTGAAAATGGGTCGATTGTTAAAACAATCATCTTCGACGGAAACTTCGGAGGAGGAGAATGGGCTTGGGACGACACTGTCGAACCCTTGACAAGTGATCTGGTTACCGAGCTCCTCAATGGCAACATCTACGTAAATATCCATACTTCGGCATATTCGGGTGGCGAATTACGCGGTCAGGTACTGCAGGGAATAGGATCAGTCGTTATCGGCATTGAAGATGAGCAGCGTATGATGCCTAATTCCTTCTCTCTAAAGCAGAACTACCCGAACCCGTTTAACCCTCGTACCATGATAGAATACACCCTCCCGAAGTCAGGAAAGGTGTTGCTCACAGTCTATAATCTTCTTGGAGAAGAGGTAACGCGTCTTATTGACAAAAGAATCGCTGCCGGGGTTCATCAGGTAACATGGGATGCGTCAAGCGTCGCTTCCGGAATTTATTTCTACAGGCTCAAGGCGGGCGATTTCATCCGGACGAGGAAGATGGTCGTGTTGAAATGA